The stretch of DNA GACCGTACAGTGGTGGAGGTGAAGCATGTCGACGTCTGCTCTCGTTGATTACGGCCTCGCTTCGCGGGGCCGCAGACCGGTCGAAGTGAGCGAAACCGCGATGGACGCGTTCCAGCCCGAGGAGGAGACCGGACTGAAGCCCGCCATCGCGATCATCGAGCCGCGCCAGCTGGTGCGGGAATGCCTGCGCAACTGCCTCGCCGAGGCGATCCCGGACCACGACGTCGTGACCTTCGCGTCGATCGACGAGTGGGAGCGGGGCAAGGTCGGGCACCGGGACGGCGACCTGGTGGTGCTCTACTACGATCCCCGGGAGGCCGGCCGCGGGGCCGCCCAGCGCGAGGCCGCCCTGCGCTCGCGGATCGGGCCGAATACCAGCCTGGTGCTGCTCTGCGACAGCGAGGATCCGAGTGAGATCGTCGAACGGCTCAACGAGGGCGCCCGCGGCTACATCCCCACCAATGTCAGCCTGAAGGTGGCGATCGAGGCGATGCGCCTGGTGCGGGCCGGCGGCGTGTTCGTGCCGGCGAGCTGCCTTCTGCAGCGCCGCGGCGCCGAGGAGGCGGGGTCCGCCGATCCCCGCAGCCAGTTCACCCCGCGCCAGACCGCGGTGCTGGAGCAGCTCCAGAAGGGCAAGGCGAACAAGATCATCGCCTTCGAGCTCAACATGAAGGAGAGCACCGTCAAGGTCCATGTGCGCAACATCATGCGCAAGGTCGGGGCGACCAACCGGACCGAGGTGGCGATCCGGGCCTTCGAATCCCGGTCCGACATGAAGCTGTGACGCCAGGGGGCGCGGGGGCAGGTCTCCCGCGCGGTCCCGCCCGGGGCGTGAGAGCCATTCCTTTTAAGGTGTCAAATACTTGAATGATCTGCAAAAATTCACTATCGCGCAGCCAAGCTTGATGGTGCGCTCCGGGACCGAAAGTGCTCCCGATACCAGAACGTCGATCGAGA from Methylobacterium aquaticum encodes:
- a CDS encoding LuxR C-terminal-related transcriptional regulator — its product is MDAFQPEEETGLKPAIAIIEPRQLVRECLRNCLAEAIPDHDVVTFASIDEWERGKVGHRDGDLVVLYYDPREAGRGAAQREAALRSRIGPNTSLVLLCDSEDPSEIVERLNEGARGYIPTNVSLKVAIEAMRLVRAGGVFVPASCLLQRRGAEEAGSADPRSQFTPRQTAVLEQLQKGKANKIIAFELNMKESTVKVHVRNIMRKVGATNRTEVAIRAFESRSDMKL